A window of Candidatus Omnitrophota bacterium contains these coding sequences:
- a CDS encoding nucleotidyltransferase family protein — MKALILAAGYATRLYPLTRDFPKPLLKVGRRPIIDYIVGKIEGVKEVDTIFVITNDRFFSRFQKWASALKTDKDIKIINDRTKGEKEKLGAIGDMFYALKHERIDDDLLVVGGDNLFDGSLSGFVKFAKEKGGSPCVGLYDIKSREQAKKYGVAYIDEDNKILDFKEKPKEPVSALIAMCLYYFPRARVGLIGEYMSDRKNNQDASGFYIDWLRGRCPVYGFVFSGRWFDIGHHNLYNQAKLQFAKPGVQKGEQS; from the coding sequence ATGAAAGCGTTGATCCTTGCCGCAGGATATGCCACCCGGCTTTATCCTTTGACCAGGGACTTTCCCAAACCCCTGCTCAAGGTAGGCAGAAGGCCCATAATAGACTACATAGTCGGGAAAATAGAAGGTGTTAAAGAGGTAGATACAATATTCGTGATAACCAACGACAGGTTTTTCAGCCGTTTTCAGAAGTGGGCGTCAGCGCTGAAGACGGATAAAGACATCAAGATCATTAACGACCGGACAAAGGGCGAGAAGGAAAAGCTCGGCGCGATAGGCGATATGTTTTACGCGCTGAAGCATGAGCGCATAGACGACGATCTGCTGGTGGTGGGGGGAGACAACCTGTTTGACGGCTCTTTAAGCGGCTTCGTAAAATTCGCGAAGGAAAAAGGCGGCTCTCCCTGCGTAGGGCTCTATGACATAAAGAGCAGGGAACAGGCGAAGAAATACGGCGTAGCGTATATTGACGAGGATAATAAGATCCTTGATTTCAAGGAAAAGCCGAAAGAACCCGTCTCGGCGCTGATCGCGATGTGCCTGTATTATTTTCCCAGGGCGCGGGTCGGGCTTATCGGAGAGTATATGAGCGACAGAAAAAACAACCAGGACGCATCGGGTTTCTACATAGATTGGCTCAGGGGCAGGTGCCCTGTATACGGGTTTGTTTTCAGCGGCAGGTGGTTTGATATCGGCCACCATAATCTTTACAATCAGGCAAAATTGCAGTTTGCAAAGCCGGGCGTACAGAAAGGAGAGCAAAGTTAA
- a CDS encoding PTS sugar transporter subunit IIA, whose product MKVMDFLSKDAISCEIKSAKKEDVIKELVELLVNSGDIDKKNRGKIIELLMAREALGSTAIGQGIGIPHAKADCVGKLVAAFGISRGGVDFDSLDGEPAYIFFLLLAPQDSAGPHLKALAKISRLLKDKYFRDTLKNCKDAKSVIQAISQGDEKKI is encoded by the coding sequence ATGAAGGTCATGGATTTTCTCTCCAAGGATGCCATCAGCTGTGAGATCAAAAGCGCAAAGAAAGAGGATGTGATCAAGGAGCTCGTAGAGCTGCTCGTGAATAGCGGCGACATTGACAAGAAGAACCGCGGCAAGATAATAGAACTGCTTATGGCGCGGGAGGCGCTGGGTTCAACGGCCATAGGCCAGGGCATAGGCATACCGCACGCCAAGGCGGACTGCGTCGGTAAGCTGGTCGCGGCATTCGGTATTTCGCGCGGCGGCGTTGATTTTGATTCTCTGGACGGGGAGCCGGCGTACATATTCTTTCTGCTTCTTGCGCCGCAGGATTCCGCGGGCCCCCATTTAAAGGCGCTCGCCAAGATATCGCGCCTGCTCAAGGATAAATACTTCAGGGATACTCTGAAAAACTGCAAGGATGCCAAGTCAGTAATACAGGCCATTTCGCAGGGTGATGAAAAGAAGATTTGA
- the pyrH gene encoding UMP kinase, which produces MIKHRPLYKRVVLKLSGEALQGKGQHGIDERVLNSIGRQLKDIKDLGVEVAVVLGAGNIFRGQENTGRQGLDMDRSVADYMGMLATVINGLALQDVLEKLNMPTRLMTAIEMHQIAEPYIRRRAVRHLEKARIVIFVAGTGNPYFTTDTAAALRAMEINADAILKATKVDGVYSADPMKARNARKFSSLKYIDVLKRGLKVMDATAVSLCMDNKLPIVVFNLNKEGNIRRVIFGERIGTIVK; this is translated from the coding sequence ATGATCAAGCACAGGCCGCTTTATAAGAGAGTGGTGCTTAAGTTAAGCGGTGAGGCCCTGCAGGGAAAGGGCCAGCACGGCATTGACGAAAGAGTGCTTAATTCCATCGGCAGGCAGCTGAAAGACATAAAGGATCTGGGGGTTGAGGTGGCCGTGGTTTTGGGCGCGGGGAATATCTTCAGGGGCCAGGAAAATACCGGGAGGCAGGGCCTGGACATGGACAGGTCTGTGGCGGATTACATGGGGATGCTGGCCACGGTCATAAACGGGCTGGCGCTTCAGGACGTCTTGGAGAAATTGAATATGCCCACCCGGCTTATGACCGCCATAGAGATGCACCAGATCGCCGAGCCGTATATACGCAGGCGCGCTGTTCGGCATCTGGAAAAGGCAAGGATAGTCATTTTTGTCGCCGGCACAGGCAACCCTTATTTTACCACCGACACCGCGGCAGCGCTTCGCGCTATGGAGATAAACGCGGACGCTATCTTAAAAGCGACCAAGGTGGACGGGGTCTATTCCGCCGACCCGATGAAGGCCAGGAATGCCAGAAAGTTCTCTTCCCTGAAATATATTGATGTGCTTAAGAGGGGGCTTAAGGTCATGGATGCCACTGCCGTGAGCCTTTGCATGGATAATAAACTGCCGATAGTCGTCTTTAATCTCAACAAAGAGGGCAACATCAGGCGTGTGATCTTCGGGGAACGAATAGGGACGATCGTAAAATAA
- the rpsB gene encoding 30S ribosomal protein S2, translated as MSDELLKKLLEAGVHFGHQKKRWNPKMKKFIFGQRSGIYIIDLEKTVDCLNAARDFLMDLAAKGEGLLFVGTKHQAQEIVRKEAERCGVFYVVNRWLGGLLTNFATVRRSIGRLNELEKMREDGTFDMLSKKEVSQLTKELEKLKKNFSGIIKMEKMPAAIFMIDTKKEETAVKEARKLGIPIVALIDTNSDPELVDYPIPGNDDAMKSISIITSLVADSVAEGRKKFLSYLSQEGVRMEKGSEAPAEPTEPAVEKPELEIDAEALLEEEKKKEKIAKKLRAQEDEEKARERKGKK; from the coding sequence TTGTCAGACGAATTACTTAAAAAACTGTTAGAAGCAGGGGTTCATTTCGGCCATCAGAAGAAGAGGTGGAACCCCAAGATGAAGAAGTTCATCTTTGGCCAGAGAAGCGGCATATATATAATCGACCTGGAAAAAACGGTGGATTGCCTTAATGCCGCGAGGGATTTCCTGATGGACCTGGCTGCCAAAGGCGAAGGGCTCCTTTTTGTCGGCACAAAACATCAAGCGCAGGAGATAGTTAGAAAAGAGGCCGAGCGCTGCGGGGTGTTTTATGTGGTCAACAGATGGCTTGGCGGGCTGCTTACCAATTTTGCCACCGTAAGAAGGAGTATCGGCAGACTTAACGAGCTGGAGAAAATGAGGGAAGACGGCACCTTTGATATGCTTTCCAAGAAGGAGGTGTCGCAGCTGACCAAAGAGCTCGAGAAGTTAAAGAAGAATTTTTCCGGGATAATTAAAATGGAAAAGATGCCGGCAGCGATATTTATGATAGACACGAAGAAAGAAGAGACGGCGGTGAAAGAGGCGAGGAAGCTGGGTATACCCATCGTAGCTTTAATAGACACAAACTCCGACCCTGAACTGGTGGATTATCCCATACCGGGCAACGACGACGCTATGAAGTCGATCAGCATAATCACCTCTTTGGTAGCCGACAGCGTTGCCGAAGGCCGCAAGAAGTTCCTTTCTTATCTGTCGCAGGAGGGCGTGCGCATGGAGAAGGGAAGCGAGGCCCCGGCGGAGCCAACGGAGCCCGCGGTTGAAAAGCCCGAGTTGGAAATAGACGCGGAGGCGCTGCTCGAAGAGGAAAAAAAGAAGGAAAAGATCGCGAAGAAGTTAAGGGCGCAGGAAGATGAAGAGAAGGCCAGGGAAAGGAAGGGTAAGAAATAA
- the ptsP gene encoding phosphoenolpyruvate--protein phosphotransferase: MVKLKGIPAAPGITSGPAYILGKEDFIVPRSAIGAERIPFEIQALEEALINTRKEIVSLQRKISDDMGQEAAEIFDAHLLVLEDRMLIEEVISRLKKERLSVAFIFSEVLKKYVSVLSRTKDEYLRERIADVNDVSRRVLRHLLGEKKRGLGDIKDKVIVVAHDLSPSDTAAMHKQNVCAFVTDIGGKTSHTAIMAKSLEISAVVGVEEATKKIAHGDMLIVDGSAGIVIVNPDEKTLKEYVKEQSRYIELTRRYSSLRDLPPETLDGKRVEIAANMELPEELPSVIEHGARGIGLYRTEFFYMNRKGLPSEEEHFQAYKHVAEKVKPHPVIIRTLDLGGDKFVSQLEVPHDMHPFLGWRAIRFCLARPDIFKVQLRAILRASVYGNLKLMYPMISGIEELKQTNLILEECKAELKKQKTPFNDKLEVGAMIEVPSAALTADILAKEASFFSIGTNDLIQYSLAIDRTNEKIAYLYEPAHPAVLRMIKSVIEAGHNAGRWVGMCGEMAGDPYFVLVLLGLGLDEFSMPPVNIPEVKQVIRSVTMKEASEISRKALTFSTGREVEDFIQKKFKELSK; this comes from the coding sequence ATGGTCAAATTAAAAGGCATACCGGCCGCGCCGGGGATAACTTCGGGCCCGGCCTATATCCTGGGCAAGGAGGATTTTATCGTGCCGCGCTCTGCCATAGGCGCCGAACGCATCCCTTTTGAGATACAGGCATTGGAAGAGGCGCTTATTAACACCAGAAAAGAGATAGTATCGCTTCAGCGGAAGATCTCCGACGATATGGGCCAGGAGGCGGCGGAGATCTTTGACGCGCACCTGCTGGTGCTGGAAGACCGCATGCTCATAGAGGAGGTCATCTCCCGCCTGAAGAAGGAGCGCCTCTCGGTGGCATTTATATTTTCCGAGGTCTTAAAGAAGTATGTATCCGTGCTTTCGCGCACTAAAGACGAGTATCTCAGGGAGAGGATAGCGGACGTAAACGACGTCTCCAGAAGGGTGTTGCGCCACCTGTTGGGGGAGAAGAAAAGAGGGCTGGGAGATATAAAAGATAAGGTGATCGTGGTAGCGCATGACCTTTCTCCTTCGGATACCGCGGCAATGCACAAGCAGAACGTCTGCGCCTTTGTCACCGATATAGGCGGCAAGACCTCGCATACGGCGATCATGGCAAAGTCGCTTGAGATATCCGCGGTGGTAGGCGTGGAGGAGGCCACAAAGAAGATAGCGCACGGCGATATGCTGATAGTGGACGGCTCGGCGGGTATCGTGATCGTCAATCCGGACGAGAAGACGCTCAAGGAATATGTAAAGGAGCAGTCGCGCTATATTGAACTTACGCGCAGGTACTCTTCCTTAAGGGACCTGCCCCCGGAGACGCTTGACGGAAAGCGCGTGGAGATCGCCGCGAATATGGAATTGCCCGAAGAGCTGCCGTCGGTGATCGAGCACGGGGCGCGGGGCATAGGGCTTTACAGGACGGAGTTCTTCTATATGAACAGGAAGGGCCTGCCTTCGGAGGAGGAGCATTTCCAGGCGTATAAACATGTTGCCGAAAAGGTCAAGCCCCACCCCGTGATCATCAGGACGCTGGACCTGGGCGGGGATAAATTCGTGTCGCAATTAGAGGTGCCGCACGACATGCATCCGTTCCTTGGCTGGAGGGCGATAAGGTTCTGCCTGGCGCGGCCGGATATCTTCAAGGTGCAGCTTCGGGCGATATTGAGGGCGTCGGTCTACGGCAACCTTAAGCTTATGTATCCGATGATCTCCGGCATAGAAGAGCTGAAACAGACCAATTTGATCCTTGAAGAATGCAAGGCGGAACTGAAGAAGCAAAAGACACCCTTCAACGATAAATTGGAGGTCGGCGCGATGATAGAGGTGCCTTCGGCGGCGCTTACGGCAGACATCCTGGCAAAGGAGGCCTCTTTTTTCAGTATAGGCACCAATGACCTTATCCAGTATTCTCTGGCAATAGACAGGACCAACGAAAAGATCGCCTATCTTTATGAGCCGGCGCATCCGGCGGTGCTTAGGATGATAAAGAGCGTAATTGAAGCGGGGCATAACGCGGGCAGATGGGTGGGTATGTGCGGAGAAATGGCCGGCGACCCTTATTTTGTGCTGGTCCTTTTAGGGCTTGGCCTCGATGAATTCAGCATGCCCCCTGTTAATATACCGGAGGTAAAACAGGTCATAAGGTCGGTGACGATGAAAGAGGCGTCGGAGATCTCCCGTAAGGCGTTGACCTTTTCTACCGGCCGGGAAGTAGAGGATTTCATTCAGAAAAAATTTAAAGAGCTGTCTAAATGA
- the tsf gene encoding translation elongation factor Ts, with protein MNISLDLIKQLREKTSAGVADCRRALEEAEGDIKKAEQILRKRGLEMAAKKADRSAKQGLIASYVHHDHKTGVLLEVNCETDFVARNEDFRHFVKDITIQIAAAAPLYIKKEDVPKEALADVDKKDEFFKAHCLMEQPFVKDGSVIIKDYLGSVIGKLGENIVVKRFARYKLGERA; from the coding sequence ATGAATATCAGCTTGGATTTAATCAAACAACTCAGGGAGAAGACATCCGCGGGCGTGGCCGACTGCCGCCGCGCGCTGGAAGAGGCCGAAGGAGACATAAAAAAGGCGGAGCAGATATTGCGTAAGAGGGGGCTGGAGATGGCGGCGAAAAAAGCCGACAGGTCGGCCAAACAGGGCCTTATCGCCTCCTACGTGCATCATGACCACAAGACAGGCGTTTTGCTTGAGGTCAACTGCGAGACGGATTTCGTGGCAAGAAACGAAGACTTTCGGCACTTTGTGAAGGACATTACCATACAGATAGCGGCCGCGGCGCCTTTATATATAAAGAAGGAAGACGTGCCAAAGGAGGCGCTGGCCGATGTTGATAAGAAAGATGAATTCTTCAAGGCGCACTGCCTGATGGAACAGCCGTTCGTGAAGGACGGCTCCGTTATCATTAAGGATTACCTTGGCTCTGTTATAGGCAAGCTGGGAGAGAACATAGTAGTAAAGAGATTCGCGCGTTATAAGTTGGGGGAGCGGGCATGA
- a CDS encoding YvcK family protein produces MKRRFDIIRPFKWLYPGMRVKRWIVLTIFGVSLIVFGSAKFLSEIEYVYKFIDAALVTCGLIFLYFGIKKMLRSFITLFLPQSDKELLDIMFRTRLLQRGPRIVVIGGGSGLSVILRGLKEFTSNITAIVTVADDGGSSGRLREQFDILPPGDIRNCLVALADAPALMQDLFQFRFNADSEFAGHSFGNLFITVMTQLTGDFDKAVKESSRVLAIRGKVVPSTLNKVVLVAEHKNGAITEGEAEIPKKGVAIKRVYLKPDTSTAAPEALKAISEADAIVLGPGSLYTSIIPNLLIKDIVDALLVSPALKVYICNVMTQPGETDNFSCYDHVKTLIDHSHPKIIDYCVVNKSRIPEALLEKYKMENSYPITVDANRVKSLGCGVIEGNFVSALDYVRHDPEKLGRVVINLVAEEG; encoded by the coding sequence ATGAAAAGAAGATTTGATATAATCAGGCCTTTTAAATGGCTCTACCCCGGCATGAGGGTGAAAAGATGGATAGTGCTGACCATCTTCGGCGTCTCTCTTATCGTCTTCGGCTCTGCCAAGTTCCTGTCGGAGATAGAATACGTATATAAGTTCATAGACGCGGCGCTGGTCACCTGCGGGCTCATCTTTTTGTACTTTGGCATAAAAAAGATGCTGCGTTCTTTCATAACATTATTTCTTCCCCAGAGCGATAAGGAACTTCTGGACATAATGTTCCGCACGAGATTGCTGCAACGCGGCCCGCGCATCGTGGTAATAGGCGGCGGCAGCGGTTTGTCGGTGATCCTCAGGGGGCTTAAGGAGTTCACCTCCAATATCACGGCTATCGTGACCGTTGCCGATGACGGCGGTTCTTCCGGCCGGCTCAGGGAGCAGTTTGATATACTGCCCCCGGGGGACATACGCAACTGTCTTGTGGCGCTGGCAGACGCTCCGGCGCTGATGCAGGACCTGTTCCAGTTCCGGTTTAATGCCGACAGCGAGTTCGCCGGCCACAGTTTCGGCAATCTGTTCATCACGGTCATGACGCAGCTTACCGGCGATTTTGACAAGGCAGTTAAGGAATCCAGCCGCGTGCTTGCCATAAGGGGCAAGGTTGTGCCCTCTACCTTGAATAAGGTTGTGCTTGTGGCGGAGCATAAGAATGGGGCCATTACGGAAGGCGAAGCAGAGATACCGAAAAAAGGCGTCGCGATAAAAAGAGTATATTTAAAACCGGACACCTCTACTGCCGCGCCCGAGGCGCTTAAGGCGATATCCGAGGCAGACGCGATAGTGCTGGGGCCGGGCAGTTTATACACAAGCATTATACCTAATCTTCTTATAAAGGATATAGTTGACGCGCTTCTGGTTTCACCGGCGCTTAAGGTTTACATATGCAATGTTATGACCCAGCCCGGAGAGACCGATAATTTCAGCTGTTACGACCACGTTAAGACGCTTATAGACCACAGCCACCCGAAGATCATAGACTATTGCGTAGTGAATAAGTCCAGGATACCTGAGGCGCTGCTGGAGAAATATAAAATGGAGAACTCCTACCCTATAACCGTGGACGCCAACCGCGTAAAGTCGTTAGGCTGCGGCGTGATCGAGGGAAATTTTGTCAGCGCCCTTGATTATGTGCGCCATGACCCGGAGAAATTGGGCAGGGTGGTAATAAATCTTGTGGCGGAAGAAGGTTAG
- the pfkA gene encoding 6-phosphofructokinase, which translates to MKKIAVLTTGGDAPGMNAAIRSVVRSAQAHGLEVRGIERGWWGLINDETRILNSRSVSGIINQGGTILKTARCPEFHTEEGQKRAYETLKKYSIDAMAVIGGNGSFTAAHEFYLKYKVPVAGIPASIDNDINGIDATIGSDTAINTALSAIDNIRDTATSMERVFVVEVMGRDSGYIALSVALCGGCEEVIIPERKFDIGNICHDIVEGNLRGKVSWIIVVAEGAARAEDIAAQIKDLTDLDTRAVVLGHVQRGGRPTAASRELALRLGRHAVDCLLKGKVNKVVGLRDGNIGEVDLKSAITRKEFNTDEFYALIKLLS; encoded by the coding sequence ATTAAGAAGATAGCTGTATTGACCACCGGCGGGGACGCGCCGGGGATGAACGCGGCAATACGGTCAGTGGTGCGTTCAGCGCAAGCCCATGGTTTAGAGGTAAGGGGGATAGAACGCGGCTGGTGGGGCCTGATCAACGATGAGACCAGGATATTGAACAGCCGTTCTGTCTCCGGGATAATCAATCAGGGAGGGACGATACTTAAGACCGCGCGCTGCCCGGAGTTCCATACCGAGGAAGGCCAGAAGAGGGCATACGAGACCCTGAAGAAGTATTCCATAGACGCGATGGCGGTCATCGGCGGCAACGGCAGTTTCACGGCGGCACATGAATTTTATCTGAAATACAAGGTGCCCGTGGCCGGCATCCCCGCCTCCATAGATAATGATATTAACGGAATAGACGCGACCATAGGTTCGGACACGGCGATAAACACGGCGCTTTCCGCCATTGATAATATACGCGATACCGCGACCTCTATGGAGAGGGTCTTTGTGGTAGAGGTGATGGGCAGGGACAGCGGCTATATCGCGCTCTCTGTGGCTCTCTGCGGCGGATGCGAAGAGGTGATAATCCCGGAGAGAAAATTTGATATAGGGAATATCTGCCACGATATAGTAGAGGGCAATCTAAGGGGGAAGGTCAGCTGGATCATTGTCGTTGCCGAGGGCGCGGCCAGGGCAGAAGACATCGCCGCTCAGATCAAAGACCTGACTGATCTGGATACGCGCGCGGTAGTGCTGGGCCATGTGCAAAGAGGCGGCCGCCCTACCGCCGCCAGCCGCGAATTGGCGTTGAGGCTGGGCAGGCACGCCGTAGATTGCCTGCTTAAGGGCAAGGTCAATAAGGTCGTGGGATTACGCGACGGCAATATAGGCGAAGTAGACCTGAAATCGGCTATAACCAGGAAAGAATTTAATACGGATGAATTTTACGCTTTAATCAAACTGCTCAGCTAA
- the frr gene encoding ribosome recycling factor: MNTRDILSGAEEKMRKAVDSVTRSFSEIRTGRAHPGLVEGLFVDYYGTPTLLKQMASISAPDAHLIVIQPWDASSIPEIEKTVLKSSIGVTPVNDGKVVRLPLPQLSKERREELAKVVKKMAEEGRVSLRTIRRDINESIKKTEQDKVISEDDRFKAQEEVQKLTDKHIKKIDEILAGKEKELMEF; the protein is encoded by the coding sequence ATGAATACCAGAGATATTTTGTCGGGCGCCGAAGAAAAAATGAGGAAAGCGGTTGATTCAGTCACCAGGTCATTTTCCGAGATCCGCACGGGCAGGGCGCACCCCGGACTGGTTGAGGGGCTGTTCGTGGATTATTACGGCACGCCCACATTGTTGAAGCAGATGGCGTCGATATCCGCTCCGGACGCCCACCTTATCGTAATACAGCCCTGGGACGCGTCTTCCATACCGGAAATAGAGAAGACCGTGCTCAAATCGAGCATAGGCGTCACGCCGGTTAACGACGGCAAGGTTGTGCGGCTTCCACTGCCGCAGCTTTCCAAGGAAAGAAGGGAGGAATTGGCAAAGGTAGTCAAAAAGATGGCCGAGGAAGGCAGGGTATCTTTGCGCACTATCAGGCGCGATATTAACGAGTCGATAAAGAAGACCGAACAGGACAAGGTGATCTCGGAGGACGACAGGTTCAAGGCGCAGGAAGAGGTCCAGAAGCTGACCGATAAGCATATTAAAAAGATAGACGAGATCCTGGCCGGTAAAGAAAAAGAGTTGATGGAGTTTTAG
- the metK gene encoding methionine adenosyltransferase, with product MEYKRFFTSESVGEGHPDKVCDQISDAVLDEVLKNDPHGRVACETYVTMGLTIVGGEITTHTYVDVHKLARRVLKEIGYTHPKYGLDYETCAIINTIHSQSPDISQGVDRGGAGDQGVMIGFACDETPELMPLPIMLSHRLVRRVAQVRKEGVLKYLGPDCKSQVTVEYDGGHPGRIEAVTLACQHTDDILDAGGDKITPRAREEMIEVIAKPIVADRIDKNTKFYVNETGKFLIGGPQSDTGMTGRKIVVDTYGGTVSHGGGAFSGKDPTKVDRSGAYMARYIAKNIVAAKLARKCWVQLAYVIGRPEPVSIMVDTYGTTEMPDEKIIMLIEKNFDLTPKGMIKTLDLLKPKFRQTAAYGHFGREEEGFTWEKTDKAHALQKGA from the coding sequence ATGGAATACAAGCGATTTTTTACTTCGGAGTCGGTAGGCGAGGGGCATCCGGATAAGGTCTGCGACCAGATCTCGGACGCGGTATTGGACGAGGTTCTGAAAAACGATCCTCATGGCAGGGTTGCCTGCGAAACGTACGTCACCATGGGTTTGACTATAGTGGGCGGCGAGATCACCACGCATACCTATGTTGATGTCCATAAGTTGGCTAGGCGCGTTCTTAAAGAAATAGGGTATACCCATCCCAAATACGGGCTGGATTATGAGACCTGCGCCATAATCAATACGATACATTCCCAGTCGCCCGATATTTCCCAGGGAGTTGACAGGGGCGGCGCCGGGGACCAGGGTGTTATGATAGGGTTTGCCTGCGATGAGACGCCGGAACTTATGCCTTTGCCCATAATGCTTTCACACAGGCTGGTGAGGCGCGTAGCGCAGGTCAGGAAAGAGGGAGTGCTTAAATACCTGGGGCCTGACTGTAAATCTCAAGTTACGGTTGAGTATGACGGCGGCCATCCCGGGAGGATCGAGGCAGTTACCCTCGCCTGCCAGCATACCGACGACATACTTGATGCCGGCGGAGACAAGATAACGCCCAGGGCAAGAGAGGAAATGATAGAGGTCATAGCAAAGCCCATTGTGGCGGACCGGATAGACAAGAATACCAAGTTTTACGTAAATGAAACGGGAAAATTCCTTATCGGCGGGCCGCAGTCCGATACCGGCATGACCGGCAGAAAGATAGTGGTTGATACTTATGGGGGCACGGTTTCGCACGGCGGAGGCGCGTTTTCCGGCAAGGACCCCACAAAGGTTGACCGTTCCGGGGCGTATATGGCGCGCTATATCGCCAAGAACATAGTGGCGGCAAAGCTTGCCCGGAAATGCTGGGTCCAGCTTGCCTATGTCATCGGAAGGCCGGAACCGGTATCCATAATGGTTGATACCTACGGGACGACCGAGATGCCGGATGAAAAGATAATCATGCTGATAGAAAAGAATTTCGATCTTACGCCCAAGGGGATGATCAAGACCCTGGACCTGCTCAAGCCGAAGTTCAGGCAGACCGCCGCCTACGGCCATTTCGGCAGAGAAGAAGAGGGCTTTACCTGGGAGAAAACGGATAAGGCGCACGCCTTGCAAAAAGGAGCATAA
- the ahcY gene encoding adenosylhomocysteinase has protein sequence MKYDVKSLGLAAKGKLRIEWAKNNMPVLGLIEERFKKERPLKGIKLAACLHVTTETGVLANALKIGGADVTICASNPLSTQDDVAASLVKDFRIPVFAIKGEDTKTYYKHIDAALSINPNITMDDGADLVSTIHKRGAFEGILGGTEETTTGVIRLKAMEKDAALQYPIIAVNDADTKHLFDNRYGTGQSTIDGILRATNKLLCGLSFVVCGYGFCGRGVAMRAKGMGSNVIVVETDPLRALEAVMDGNMVMPVAQAAAIGDIFVTTTGDISVIRKEHFQKMKDGAIVCNSGHFNVEIDISDLEKMARKKRRIREFVDEYTLAAGKRVYLLGEGRLINLAAAEGHPASVMDMSFANQALSAEYISKNYSFLEKKVYSVPQEIDKDIAALKLKSLGIRVDRLTPKQEKYLSSWEEGT, from the coding sequence GTGAAGTATGATGTCAAGAGCTTAGGATTAGCGGCAAAGGGTAAATTAAGGATAGAATGGGCAAAGAATAATATGCCTGTTCTGGGGCTGATAGAAGAAAGGTTTAAAAAAGAGAGGCCGCTTAAGGGCATAAAACTCGCCGCCTGTCTTCACGTTACGACTGAGACCGGCGTGTTGGCTAACGCGCTAAAAATTGGCGGGGCAGACGTTACGATCTGCGCCTCAAACCCGCTGTCCACTCAGGATGACGTGGCAGCGTCTTTAGTGAAGGATTTCCGCATCCCTGTCTTTGCCATCAAAGGCGAAGACACAAAGACCTATTATAAGCATATTGACGCGGCGCTTTCCATAAATCCGAACATAACCATGGATGACGGAGCGGACCTGGTTTCCACCATTCACAAGAGAGGCGCGTTTGAGGGGATATTGGGGGGGACAGAGGAGACCACGACCGGAGTAATACGGCTTAAGGCGATGGAGAAGGACGCGGCGCTGCAATACCCGATCATAGCCGTCAATGACGCGGATACAAAGCATCTTTTTGACAACCGTTACGGCACCGGCCAGTCCACAATAGACGGCATATTGCGCGCGACCAACAAGCTCCTCTGCGGCCTGAGCTTTGTTGTCTGCGGTTACGGTTTCTGCGGCAGGGGCGTAGCCATGAGGGCTAAGGGGATGGGGTCTAACGTAATAGTCGTGGAGACAGACCCCTTAAGGGCGCTTGAGGCGGTAATGGACGGCAATATGGTCATGCCTGTCGCGCAGGCCGCCGCCATAGGCGATATATTCGTGACCACCACGGGCGATATAAGCGTAATAAGAAAGGAACATTTTCAAAAGATGAAGGATGGCGCCATAGTATGCAATTCAGGCCATTTTAACGTGGAGATAGACATATCCGACCTGGAAAAGATGGCAAGGAAGAAACGCAGGATCAGGGAATTCGTGGATGAATACACGCTTGCCGCGGGAAAGAGGGTATATCTTTTAGGAGAAGGCCGCCTGATCAACCTCGCCGCCGCAGAAGGCCATCCCGCTTCGGTCATGGATATGTCGTTCGCGAACCAGGCGCTTTCAGCGGAATATATAAGTAAGAATTACAGCTTTCTTGAGAAGAAGGTGTATTCGGTGCCTCAAGAAATAGACAAAGACATCGCCGCTTTGAAATTGAAATCCCTGGGGATAAGGGTGGATAGATTGACGCCAAAGCAGGAGAAGTATCTTTCCAGTTGGGAAGAAGGAACTTAG
- a CDS encoding HPr family phosphocarrier protein produces the protein MKLSRRIVIKNKQGLHARPAALFVQAANKYDSSIKVKKGGEEVNGKSIMGILMLAAEKGSRLEVTVEGEDADKALEELERLLTQDE, from the coding sequence ATGAAGTTATCCAGGAGGATAGTTATTAAGAACAAGCAAGGCCTGCACGCGCGGCCGGCCGCCCTGTTTGTGCAGGCGGCTAATAAATACGACTCCAGTATAAAGGTCAAGAAGGGCGGCGAGGAGGTAAACGGTAAGTCCATTATGGGCATACTTATGCTCGCGGCGGAGAAGGGCAGCCGTCTTGAGGTCACCGTTGAAGGAGAAGACGCGGATAAAGCGTTGGAAGAATTGGAAAGGCTGCTTACACAGGATGAATGA